One genomic window of Thermococcus sp. includes the following:
- a CDS encoding DUF2103 domain-containing protein encodes PGVKKVIPGRIYASDSRGFEIKVTRETQTGLKLVAKSDGSVQEVFLVVDKPDRARVREEITHLADEWAK; translated from the coding sequence TTCCCGGGGTTAAAAAGGTAATCCCGGGAAGGATTTACGCGAGCGATTCGAGGGGCTTCGAGATTAAGGTAACGCGGGAAACTCAAACCGGCTTAAAGCTCGTCGCCAAGAGCGACGGTTCCGTTCAGGAGGTCTTTCTCGTCGTTGACAAGCCCGACCGCGCGAGGGTTCGTGAGGAGATAACACACCTCGCCGACGAGTGGGCGAAATGA